The window TCTCCGTGCAAAAAACCTGTCGCACGCACTGCCGCATCAAAGGAGAGCACACAATACTGTACGACTCAGCAAAGCACAGAcctccacccacacacgtaaCGCGAAGCGATACGCACGCGTCTAAGATCCCGGCGCTCCACCGTGAGTGGTCCGCACAGCGATGGTAAACTGCTCCCTGTCGTGccagagctgcgccgcatggTTGTTCAGCGGTGACTCGTTGTTAGGGTTGTTGAGAAGGTTCTGGATGGAAAGCAAGATGGAGCTCACCGAGTAGACGGCGGACCACTTCTCCTTGAGGATGTCGAGGCAGATGGCTCCACGCGTGTCTACGTTCGGGTGGAAACATGGCGTCATGAACGTCACGGTGGGCGCTTCGTACGGGTAGTTGGGCGGAAAAACAAGCAGCAAGTTGTACTCGAGTTCCTCGTACGGTGTGTTTGGCACGCCTTTGACGCTACCGATCCAGCGAAAGAGGTTGTCGTCCTCTGGGTAGGCGGAGATGCCCTCGGCATCGCTCATCATCACCTCAACGAGCTCCTTTtgcagccgcgccgctgccccactgttgttgccgccgccttgcATGATGTACGAGTAATTCAGCCTCA is drawn from Leishmania panamensis strain MHOM/PA/94/PSC-1 chromosome 24 sequence and contains these coding sequences:
- a CDS encoding ubiquitin-conjugating enzyme E2, putative (TriTrypDB/GeneDB-style sysID: LpmP.24.2100); the encoded protein is MQGGGNNSGAAARLQKELVEVMMSDAEGISAYPEDDNLFRWIGSVKGVPNTPYEELEYNLLLVFPPNYPYEAPTVTFMTPCFHPNVDTRGAICLDILKEKWSAVYSVSSILLSIQNLLNNPNNESPLNNHAAQLWHDREQFTIAVRTTHGGAPGS